One Cyclopterus lumpus isolate fCycLum1 chromosome 7, fCycLum1.pri, whole genome shotgun sequence DNA window includes the following coding sequences:
- the zhx3 gene encoding zinc fingers and homeoboxes protein 3, with translation MASKRKSTTPCMIPSKVIRPVEEADRDSPGPLRQSGVSRLTPPPDPAESSKLEARDAASDGAGTYTCKPCDYETRDLNLFLDHVYSGHPDFRADPGFFCVSCGVSAPKFEGLALHNARVHPSTLNTSLRLRRRDRRAVVEQTLLSGPDGEISITKTPIMRMLKGKSESKRIVVSHPVSDAVSACRETERKEAAPAVTVTHVPTIVHNGSAKVTVPSAIQIVNGSGALPMLKTPITQVVSVVQNRSHHQSTPITASNISSASYSTSKNLPKVMIPLSSIPTYSASMDSSPFLKTSFSKFPYPTKAELCYLTVVTKFPEEQIKIWFTAQRLKQGISWSPEEIEEARRKMFNTIIQTGPSSSHGHANRHHSPAQHTITVLPASLGAAGIPHILQGSLVSQGGVIVTQPMLANGIQVSGAPVALAVTPKPQAAARPTMHARPAATAPAADKGVAVVVGTVSSGGGGSRVIAGGSRSGRAGSIITSGHASVINLSLGNAKVTNGKHGAANADCNDKSDVRRASGGVIILKGDHKGAAEGKNAADGADGQRRKDGGVLRKRASGANAEDVEPDTGDSPTLAMEEASSPASKSSPASPAAAVPPGATSGSQTPINAFLDPSFYKGKKSQEQLNALKDSFLRGQFPDQDEVDRLIALTGLTVREVRKWFSDRRYHFRNLKGVRSGVQGKSGSVAGGADPSESGGNAGAKTPQQHGSAPLSPTPSQTPTSPSTPSRRLPRPPSPDFTAIRYKEREPHQVKALEASFLQDPDPAGEEVDRLRSETKMTRREIHGWFADRRKRVAAEKKKEEAQQQRAMREEEAADGEERQKEDGSGELKVNPIKINLKMLKVTEANGEASDTPASPGGTPPSAPKAAPPPPRSSTPKPAAVRGKKTAEQLQALKQVYARTQWPSAAQYDDMLSNTGLARPEVVRWFGDCRYVQKNGQLKWLEAYQTSALEEDLQKGNAGEVLQAHYDAHGSPEESQLQDLAQSCGSTADLVRHWFSTKASPPRLEPTTTTTTTTTTTTTTAAAAHEKEPRPVAPSAGGGAEEEKKKKEEEEKKKEKVEEAEEKEAAGEEKKKEEEKEEEKKACGVATEAEELNILKTVNPPEGTD, from the exons ATGGCCAGCAAGAGGAAGTCCACGACTCCTTGCATGATCCCCAGCAAGGTCATACGGCCGGTAGAGGAGGCGGACCGGGACTCTCCGGGTCCTCTCCGTCAGTCCGGGGTTTCCAGACTGACTCCCCCGCCGGACCCGGCGGAGTCCTCCAAACTGGAGGCGCGGGACGCCGCGAGCGACGGCGCCGGCACTTACACCTGCAAGCCTTGCGACTACGAGACCCGCGACCTCAACCTGTTCCTGGACCACGTGTACTCGGGGCACCCGGACTTCCGCGCGGACCCGGGCTTCTTCTGCGTGAGCTGCGGGGTTTCCGCGCCCAAGTTCGAGGGGCTGGCGCTGCACAACGCCCGGGTCCACCCCAGCACGCTGAACACGTCTCTGCGGCTGCGGCGGAGGGACAGGCGAGCGGTGGTGGAGCAGACGCTGCTCTCGGGGCCGGACGGCGAGATCTCCATCACCAAAACCCCCATCATGAGGATGCTGAAGGGCAAGTCGGAGTCCAAGCGGATCGTGGTGTCTCACCCGGTCTCGGACGCCGTCTCCGCgtgcagagagacggagaggaaagAGGCGGCGCCGGCGGTGACGGTCACACACGTTCCCACGATCGTCCACAACGGGTCGGCCAAGGTCACGGTGCCCTCGGCGATCCAGATCGTCAACGGCTCCGGAGCGCTGCCGATGCTCAAGACGCCCATCACACAG GTGGTCTCGGTGGTTCAAAACAGAAGCCATCATCAATCGACGCCGATCACGGCATCAAATATCTCCTCCGCTTCCTATTCGACCTCCAAAAATCTCCCCAag GTGATGATTCCTCTGAGCAGCATCCCGACCTACAGCGCCTCCAtggactcctcccccttcttgaagaccTCCTTCAGTAAGTTCCCGTACCCGACGAAGGCGGAGCTCTGCTACCTGACGGTGGTCACCAAGTTCCCCGAGGAGCAGATCAAGATCTGGTTCACGGCCCAGAGACTCAAGCAAGGCATCAGCTGGTCTCCCGAGGAGATCGAGGAGGCCAGGAGGAAGAtgttcaacaccatcatccagACCGGACCCTCCAGCTCGCATGGCCACGCCAACAGGCACCACAGCCCGGCCCAGCACACCATCACGGTGCTGCCCGCGTCGCTGGGCGCCGCCGGCATCCCTCACATCCTGCAGGGCTCCCTCGTCAGCCAGGGGGGCGTGATCGTCACGCAGCCCATGCTGGCGAACGGGATCCAGGTCAGCGGCGCCCCCGTGGCCCTGGCCGTCACGCCGAAGCCCCAGGCGGCGGCCCGCCCCACGATGCACGCACGACCGGCCGCCACGGCGCCGGCGGCGGACAAAGGCGTCGCCGTGGTGGTGGGGACGGtgagcagcggcggcggcgggagCCGCGTCATCGCCGGCGGCAGTCGGAGCGGGAGAGCGGGCTCCATCATCACCAGCGGCCACGCCAGCGTCATCAACCTCAGCCTGGGCAACGCCAAGGTCACCAACGGCAAACACGGCGCCGCCAACGCCGACTGCAACGACAAGAGCGACGTCCGCAGAGCGAGCGGCGGCGTCATCATCTTGAAGGGCGACCACAAAGGAGCCGCGGAGGGAAAGAACGCCGCGGACGGCGCCGACGGCCAGAGGAGGAAAGACGGCGGCGTCCTCAGGAAGAGGGCGAGCGGCGCCAACGCGGAGGACGTCGAGCCCGACACCGGCGACTCGCCGACCCTCGCGATGGAGGAGGCGTCCTCGCCCGCCTCGAAGTCGTCCCCGGCGTCCCCCGCGGCGGCGGTGCCGCCGGGCGCCACGTCCGGCTCTCAGACGCCCATCAACGCGTTCCTGGACCCGAGCTTCTACAAGGGCAAGAAGTCTCAGGAGCAGCTCAACGCGCTGAAGGACAGCTTCCTGCGCGGCCAGTTCCCCGACCAGGACGAGGTGGACCGCCTCATCGCGCTCACGGGGCTCACGGTGCGCGAGGTCCGCAAGTGGTTCAGCGACCGGCGCTACCACTTCCGCAACCTCAAGGGGGTGCGCTCCGGCGTGCAGGGGAAGTCTGGGAGCGTGGCGGGCGGCGCCGATCCGTCGGAGAGCGGCGGAAACGCGGGTGCCAAGACGCCGCAGCAGCACGGCTCCGCGCCGCTGAGCCCGACGCCGTCGCAGACCCCCACCTCGCCCTCCACGCCGTCCCGGAGACTCCCCAGACCCCCGTCTCCGGACTTCACGGCGATCCGCTACAAGGAGAGGGAACCGCATCAG GTCAAGGCGCTGGAGGCCAGCTTCCTGCAGGACCCGGACCCGgcgggagaggaagtggacCGGCTGCGCTCCGAGACCAAGATGACCAGGAGGGAGATCCACGGCTGGTTCGCCGACAGGAGGAAGCGAGTGGCCGccgagaaaaagaaggaggaggcgcagcagcagcgggcgatgagggaggaggaggcggcggacGGGGAGGAGCGGCAGAAGGAGGACGGCTCGGGAGAACTCAAAGTCAACCCCATCAAGATCAACCTGAAGATGCTCAAGGTGACGGAGGCCAACGGGGAGGCCTCGGACACGCCCGCCTCCCCGGGCGGCACGCCGCCCTCCGCCCCGAAAgcagcgccgccgccgccgcgctcCTCCACCCCGAAGCCCGCGGCCGTCCGGGGGAAGAAGACGGCGGAGCAGCTGCAGGCGCTCAAGCAGGTCTACGCCCGCACGCAGTGGCCCAGCGCCGCCCAGTACGACGACATGCTCTCGAACACCGGCCTGGCCCGGCCCGAGGTGGTGCGCTGGTTCGGAGACTGCCGCTACGTGCAGAAGAACGGCCAGCTGAAGTGGCTGGAGGCGTACCAGACCTCGGCGCTGGAGGAGgacctccagaaggggaacgcCGGGGAGGTCCTGCAGGCCCACTACGACGCCCACGGCAGCCCAGAGGAGTCCCAG CTTCAGGATTTGGCTCAGAGCTGCGGCTCCACGGCGGACTTGGTGCGACATTGGTTCTCCACCAAGGCGTCTCCACCCCGGCTggaaccaacaacaacaacaacaacaacaacgacgacgacaacaacaacggccgctgCTGCTCACGAGAAGGAACCAAGACCCGTCGCACCGAGCGCAGGGGgaggggcggaggaggagaagaagaagaaggaggaggaggagaagaagaaggagaaggtggaggaggcagaagagaaggaggcagcgggggaggagaagaagaaggaggaggagaaggaggaggagaagaaggcaTGCGGCGTCGCAACAGAAGCTGAGGAGCTCAACATCCTCAAGACTGTGAATCCCCCTGAAG GAACCGACTGA